One Bacillus sp. FJAT-52991 genomic region harbors:
- the sufU gene encoding Fe-S cluster assembly sulfur transfer protein SufU: protein MSFNNLDQLYRQVIMDHYKNPRNKGQLEDGSLTIDMNNPTCGDRIHLTLNVEDGKVTAAKFDGEGCSISMASASMMTQAVKGKDIETALKLSQIFSDMMQGNDYPDDIDLGDIEALQGVSKFPARIKCATLAWKAMEKGLNENE from the coding sequence ATGTCTTTTAATAACTTAGATCAGCTGTACCGCCAAGTGATTATGGATCATTACAAAAATCCGCGCAACAAAGGTCAGCTTGAAGACGGCAGCTTAACGATAGATATGAATAATCCGACTTGTGGCGATCGCATTCATTTAACATTGAATGTGGAAGACGGCAAAGTGACAGCGGCGAAGTTTGATGGAGAAGGTTGTTCGATTTCCATGGCTTCTGCTTCGATGATGACACAAGCCGTTAAAGGCAAAGATATTGAAACAGCTTTAAAACTTTCACAAATTTTTTCCGATATGATGCAAGGCAATGACTATCCGGATGATATCGATCTTGGAGACATCGAAGCATTGCAAGGAGTTTCCAAATTCCCTGCCCGCATCAAATGTGCCACTTTAGCGTGGAAAGCGATGGAAAAAGGATTGAACGAGAACGAATAA
- a CDS encoding YibE/F family protein, producing MDVFVNKLKEMTGRQIVFYIMMALCFISSVVFVYHNHAFYSSPIAKVIDTSVEDTVKITDEHNNKDQLFTQNITAVIQNGDEKGQTIYLTNKYSLSGVYDQAYQVGNELFVSIDKHTNEEAKLTGDIINVKRDKYIVMIGWIFIFTLLIVGKKQGLFSIISFALNAVLLSYALDVYVNSTDLSLLWICGIIAILFTIISLLLVNGFNEKTYAAIITTLVGTFLSLVITYLAMWATSENGLHYEEMQFLTRPYYLVFMAGLFIGSLGAVMDVAITMSSSIFELYEKNPSISIKALKTSGMDIGRNIMGTITSILFFAYISGSIPVLILYLKNGVPLGFTLSMTLSLEVARALAGGIGVVLTIPISLYTSIFFVNRKRAKS from the coding sequence TTGGATGTTTTTGTAAACAAATTAAAAGAAATGACTGGGAGACAAATTGTGTTTTACATCATGATGGCGCTTTGTTTTATTAGTTCGGTTGTGTTTGTTTATCACAATCACGCCTTCTATAGTAGCCCAATAGCTAAAGTCATTGATACAAGTGTAGAAGATACAGTAAAAATAACGGATGAGCATAATAACAAAGACCAGCTATTTACACAGAATATTACGGCTGTCATACAAAATGGAGACGAAAAAGGACAGACTATCTATTTAACGAACAAGTATTCACTGTCAGGGGTTTATGATCAAGCATATCAAGTGGGAAATGAGTTATTTGTGTCGATTGATAAACATACAAATGAAGAAGCAAAATTAACCGGAGACATAATAAACGTAAAACGCGATAAATATATTGTAATGATTGGTTGGATTTTTATCTTTACTTTGCTGATCGTCGGAAAAAAGCAAGGGTTGTTCTCCATTATTAGTTTTGCACTCAACGCTGTTTTGTTATCATATGCATTAGATGTTTATGTGAATAGCACAGATCTGAGTTTATTATGGATATGCGGGATAATAGCTATTCTTTTTACGATCATTTCTCTGTTGCTTGTTAACGGTTTTAATGAAAAAACGTATGCAGCCATCATTACAACTCTAGTTGGAACATTTCTTTCTTTGGTGATTACTTATCTTGCCATGTGGGCAACTTCTGAAAATGGCCTTCACTATGAAGAGATGCAGTTTTTGACTCGCCCTTACTACTTGGTATTTATGGCAGGATTATTCATCGGATCTTTAGGAGCTGTAATGGATGTGGCCATTACGATGTCTTCTTCTATCTTTGAGTTGTATGAAAAGAATCCCAGTATATCGATCAAAGCACTGAAAACTTCAGGGATGGATATCGGAAGGAATATTATGGGGACGATAACGAGTATTTTGTTTTTTGCCTATATAAGTGGTTCGATTCCAGTGCTTATTTTATATCTGAAGAATGGGGTACCATTAGGTTTCACTCTTTCCATGACTCTTTCATTGGAAGTAGCTAGAGCTTTAGCGGGAGGAATTGGTGTCGTGTTAACGATTCCGATTAGCCTATATACGTCTATTTTTTTCGTTAATCGAAAGAGGGCAAAATCATGA
- the sufB gene encoding Fe-S cluster assembly protein SufB, producing MAKKMPEIGDYKYGFKDKDVSVYRSERGLTREIVEEISKLKDEPQWMLDFRLKSLELFYEMSMPQWGGDLSALSFDEITYYVKPSEKSERSWDEVPEEIKQTFDKLGIPEAEQKYLAGVSAQYESEVVYHNMKEDLEDLGIVFKDTDSALKENEDIFRKYWAKVIPPTDNKFAALNSAVWSGGSFIYVPPGVKVDTPLQAYFRINSENMGQFERTLIIVDEGASVHYVEGCTAPVYTTNSLHSAVVEIYINKDAYCRYTTIQNWANNVYNLVTKRAVCEANATMEWIDGNIGSKLTMKYPAVILKGEGARGLTLSIAIAGKGQHQDAGAKMIHLAPNTSSTIVSKSIAKHGGKVTYRGIVHFGRKAEGARSNIECDTLIMDNQSTSDTIPYNEILNDNISLEHEAKVSKVSEEQLFYLMSRGVSEAEATEMIVMGFIEPFTKELPMEYAVEMNRLIKFEMEGSIG from the coding sequence ATGGCGAAGAAAATGCCAGAAATCGGGGATTACAAATACGGTTTTAAAGATAAAGACGTATCCGTTTACCGTTCAGAGCGTGGATTAACACGTGAAATCGTGGAAGAAATCTCTAAATTAAAAGATGAGCCCCAATGGATGTTAGACTTCCGCTTAAAATCACTCGAACTTTTTTATGAAATGTCAATGCCACAATGGGGCGGAGACCTTTCCGCATTAAGCTTTGATGAAATCACTTACTACGTGAAGCCATCTGAGAAGTCAGAGCGTTCTTGGGATGAAGTACCTGAAGAAATCAAGCAAACATTTGATAAGCTTGGTATCCCAGAAGCGGAACAAAAATATTTGGCTGGTGTATCCGCACAGTATGAGTCAGAAGTGGTATACCACAACATGAAAGAAGACTTAGAAGACTTAGGTATCGTCTTCAAAGATACAGACTCTGCGTTAAAAGAAAACGAAGATATCTTCCGCAAATACTGGGCGAAAGTAATCCCGCCAACAGACAATAAATTCGCAGCGTTAAACTCAGCGGTATGGTCAGGTGGATCATTCATTTATGTACCACCAGGTGTCAAAGTAGATACACCTTTACAAGCATACTTCCGCATCAACTCTGAAAACATGGGTCAGTTTGAGCGTACGCTAATCATCGTTGACGAAGGCGCAAGCGTGCATTACGTAGAAGGTTGTACAGCACCTGTCTACACAACAAACTCCCTTCATAGTGCGGTTGTAGAAATCTATATTAATAAAGATGCTTACTGCCGTTACACAACGATCCAAAACTGGGCGAACAACGTTTACAACCTAGTAACGAAGCGTGCCGTTTGTGAAGCAAACGCAACGATGGAATGGATTGACGGAAACATCGGATCGAAATTAACGATGAAATATCCAGCCGTTATTTTAAAAGGTGAAGGTGCGCGTGGTTTAACGCTTTCGATCGCAATTGCCGGTAAAGGCCAGCACCAAGATGCAGGAGCGAAAATGATTCACCTTGCACCGAATACATCTTCAACTATCGTATCAAAATCGATCGCGAAACACGGCGGAAAAGTAACTTACCGCGGAATCGTTCACTTCGGACGCAAAGCGGAAGGCGCTCGCTCTAACATCGAATGTGATACGTTAATCATGGATAATCAATCAACATCTGATACAATTCCATACAACGAAATCTTAAACGACAACATCTCTTTAGAGCACGAAGCAAAAGTATCAAAAGTATCTGAAGAGCAACTATTCTACTTGATGAGCCGCGGTGTGTCTGAAGCAGAAGCAACAGAAATGATCGTTATGGGCTTCATCGAGCCATTCACAAAAGAACTTCCAATGGAATATGCGGTTGAAATGAACCGTTTGATTAAATTCGAAATGGAAGGCAGTATCGGCTAA